TCtttaaagtcaatttaaaaaattaatatcatcCTACGCAGTCCCATTTTGTTGGAGTCAAATGGATTTGCATTTCAATATCTAGATTCATCCTTTCCTCATGCCCAACCCTACTATCTGTGTTGCGTATGTGTATCAGACAACCAATTTGCTGTGCACGCAGACAGAGTGGGAGGCTGAGGAGTCAGGCCTGGGCAGAGAGTGGGGACCTGTTTGCTCTGCTCCGCGATGCCTGGGGACGCGGCTGGGAAGACCCGAGCGGCTGCGACGccatccccccccgccccccgcgccggGCTCACGCCCTCACGCGGCCCCCTCTGCCTGCCAccccaggaggcctgggccccGGGCGCCGGAGCACCTCCGCGCGGCCCCTCCGTGGAGCTTGGGGCCTCGGCGCCCCGGGACAAGCCCAGGGCCGCCTTCTTGCCGCCGGCGGCTCGGGCGTCCCGAGCACCCCGAGCACCCGGCCCAGGGGACAATGCGGGAGCGGCCCCGCCTTCCGCCACTCAGCCTCGGGCGTCCTGCTGCATCCCTTGTGCGGCTCTGCCCGGCGCACGCGGGCCCAGGCCAAGGCGCGCGTCGGGGACAGAGCCCCCGCCTGCCCGGAggcggcgacggcggcggcggcggcggcggcacgcGGGGTGCCTACCGCTGGGCCCGGCCCTGGAAGAGCCCCTCGGCCACGCACGCACGGCTGGGACCCTCGTCACGCGCACGGGTGGAGCAAGGGCGGCGAACGCCCTGGGAACGGCCTCCGCGGGGACAGCGGGGGAGGCTGCGACCTGGGCGGCGGGGCGGCCCCGGCCCTCGGGCGCGACCCGTGCCGCTAGCGCCACCTGGCGACGAGAGCCGCCCGCGGCCGGCGCCGTTCTCCGCGGAAGCGACGGGCCCGCGGGGTCCCGCCCAAGCAGCGGCCCGGGCGGCCGCGGCTCCCGCGACGACGCTGCTCACCTGGCGAACGGGGGGCGCGCGGCGGCGTCTCCACCGCAGGCCGGCGGGGACGCGGAATCGTCGCGCGGGCTCTCCGCGACCagggcccggcccggcccccgccGGCGGGGCAAACCCACGGGGCGCGGAGGGCTCCGGCTGGTCCCGGACAGACGCAGAGCGCGAGCGGGAAGGGAGGTCCTCGCGCGGACCGGCCGTCCCCGCGGCCTGGCGCGCAAGGCGCGCTCGGGGAGGAGGGGCCGATGCGCAGATGGACGGGAGGCCCGCAGGCAGGCGGGGCGGAGCCGGACGCGGACACCTCGGCCTCCCGGACGGACGGTGCCCCCGACGCACAGCCCGGGCAGGCGAAGGCGGGGCGCCCCCGGCCTTGCCACCGAGCAGCCGCGGCCGTCGCCCGGGCCGGGCCCGCCTCCGGCTGAGGAGGCGCCTCGGGGCCCCTCACGGCCGGCCTCGCCAGGCTGGAAATGCCGGGGTGAGCGTGGGCGCCACCGCCGCGTCCAGCGCGGCAGCCCCCGGGCCCTCGGCTGGGTAGCCGGAGGACGGGGGCAGGTGCACCCGGATCGGGGTCGCGGAGAAGGACGAGGACCCCAGCGCCCGGGGGCAGTGCACGTGGCCGCGGCTTTGCCCTGGGaagacggacggacggacggctGAGAAGATGCGCAGGCACgagaggggaaagaggaggaagggggagccaAGAAGCCAGCTCCCGCCCCGGGAGAC
Above is a genomic segment from Sus scrofa isolate TJ Tabasco breed Duroc chromosome X, Sscrofa11.1, whole genome shotgun sequence containing:
- the LOC100737597 gene encoding uncharacterized protein LOC100737597 gives rise to the protein MHPALGMPETFSIPHGQSRGHVHCPRALGSSSFSATPIRVHLPPSSGYPAEGPGAAALDAAVAPTRRRARPGRRPRLLGGKAGGAPPSPARAVRRGHRPSGRPRCPRPAPPRLPAGLPSICASAPPPRARLARQAAGTAGPREDLPSRSRSASVRDQPEPSAPRGFAPPAGAGPGPGRGEPARRFRVPAGLRWRRRRAPPVRQLVAGGEEDRTATMQAPDDGEGGAGTPNGPGGCSGLGGWEGEGEEGAVAGAAPQVQGASLAPAPGAEASSPGATPGSPPLEFALTVPFLSYTDAEVARRYLCAGADLYHGAVQRELTVIGSDLVIRLTSEDSGLLQISTASLLSRLSVVVQTMQHFVPPVFVKPRPGKGG